GCGCACGGAGGCGTGGAAGCCGGACGGCGTGACGTCCAGGCGGATCGTCCGGGTCGGGTCATCGACGCCGCGGCCGGCGTAGGTGCGGATCTCGGGGTGCCGGGCCTGCAGGCCGGGCTCCATGACCGAGTCCTCCTGCACCCGGAAGCGCACCAGGTCCCCGCTCGGGTCGGGCACGCGGAGCGTGGCGGGGGCCGCGGCCCGCGCCCCGGCGAGCGTCGCCCGCACCCCCGCGAGGTCGAGGTGGTAGGCGGCGTACGCCGTCGGGGTGACCCGGGTCCGGACGCCGCGCGGGGCGTCACCGACCGTGAAGCCGCTCAGCGGCGTGAACAGGTCCGAGCCGCCGGGTGCGGCGGCGCGGGCCGGCGCGGTGAGGGCCGTCGGCAGCAGCACGGCGGCGACGGCGAGGACGACCAGGACGACGAACGACCGCAGCGACGACATGGCCGCAGTGTGTCAGGATCAGGCGGCCGAGGCGACCACGTCGCCACCACGGGCGGCGCGGGAGGTGACGCTGATCGGCGTCGCCACGAGGGCCGCGGCGGCCTCCTCGACGGCGATCGCGTCGGAGACCTCGCGCAGCACGTCGGAGAGCGGCACGTCGAGCGCCGAGCACAGCGAGGCGAGCAGCTCCGAGGACGCTTCCTTCTGGCCGCGCTCGATCTCGGAGATGTAGCCCAGGCTGACCCGGGCCTCGGCGGAGACC
The Nocardioides luti genome window above contains:
- a CDS encoding helix-turn-helix domain-containing protein; translation: MVLFRRLLGDVLRDQRMQRGMTLREVSAEARVSLGYISEIERGQKEASSELLASLCSALDVPLSDVLREVSDAIAVEEAAAALVATPISVTSRAARGGDVVASAA